The Engraulis encrasicolus isolate BLACKSEA-1 chromosome 22, IST_EnEncr_1.0, whole genome shotgun sequence sequence GGATGCTGGAGACACGACAACCGTCCTCTCCTCTGAAGTCAGCCTGGTTGTGCGTGTtttcaatgtgcgtgtgtgtgtgtgtgtgtgtgtgtgtgtgtgtgtgtgtgtgtgtgtgcatgcaattttGATCCTCTTTTGAAATATTCTGTAAATATTGTTAGGGGGACTGAGGCTacacctgtggtgtgtgtgtgtgtgtgtgtgtgtgtgtgtgtgtgtgtgtgtgtgtgtgtgtgtgtgcgcgtgcaaaaaAAACCAATGCCGGGGGGTGGGGGATCAGGGTCTCTTTAAAAATTACTTGTTTGTCATATTCTGTGCTTAAGGTCTAATTGGGTCTATTTTATATTTGTTGAATGCGGCCTGCCAGTCTGTTCCTTCAATGAATGCATGAGTTGACGAGTGATCAGTTTGTTACACAAAAATAGTAGATGAAGACGGTTTGTGGATCACAATATCATGTATCTCTGCCAATATGGCTGTTGACTCTGCCATCGTCATTAAGGGTTCAATTCTAgtaatagcctactgtactgtatactgtatgaaaGCCCTAGCATGTAAGAGCTTGCCCTGATTTATCAAGTAAGTAACCATAAAGCCTTGAGAAATACTATGAAACAAATACAAGATGCAGGCAATGATACAGCAGAGGCTTTTTTTTAATGGAGTTGGTATGGTACAGTATGAAGATCTGGCGGCTTGTTTCTGTCTGAAATATAAGTGTATTTTTTGTATAATGTTGACCCTTCTCTTACAGGTACAACCCCTTGCACAATTTTTGAAAAAGAAACTTTCTTGCTGAGTTTACCTAATGTATCTGTTACTAATACCTCACTAGTGTAATGTTTTAAGTTGACTGTCCTTGTGAAGCCACTCCTTTTAAGTTGTTTTTACTTTTAGAAATGTCTTTGTACCTGtcatgcgtatgtatgtgtgtgcgtgcgtgcgtctgtccatgcatgcgtgtaagtatttatttgtttgtgtgtgtgtgtgtttgtgtgtgtgtgtgattggttttGGGGGACATTTACATTGCTGCAGAGGTACATATTATATTTATGCATTTAATCCACTGTCTGTAGTTATTTCCAATAAAACAGAATGAACAAAACTGATAACTGTCATTTTAAGTGGCTAATTTCAATAAATaacaaggaaggaagaaagacagacagacagacagacagacagacagaaagaaagaaagaaagaaagaaagaaagaaagaaagaaagaaagaaagaaagaaagaaagaaagaaggaaagaaagaacaacCCAACAGTAACAGTACAGACAGCAGTGTGTGGGATTGGGCATGTTTATAACATTTATTAAACATTGTGTTTCACTTCAGATCTATttggatgtacagtatatacacacaataAAACTGCTTTGGCGTCATCACAGAATTTTGCATCGGAGACATGCTCATTTATGTACTTCAAAATTGTAAAGATGTGAAGTGTTACAATTCATTTTACCCTCTGGGTGAGAAATgcatttcatgtactgtataacaATAAACAATGAGGAGGAAATGGGAAAAATAGACATGGCCACAACATCATATTTTCCCTCGATAGGTAGTTGTGCTTAAAattaagctttaaaaaaaaaaaaaaaaaggaatcatGTGACCAAGCATACTCAGTCTGGAGCTAAAAGCATTTACAGTACTTATTTCTGTTTGATCTGTGCGTTCATCCTGgaataatgtactgtatttatgatCATATCCATTTCATTTCAAGGTATCATTACACAGCTGTAcacaagtgtgcgcacacacacacacacacactctctctcaaacacacacacacactctctctctcaaacacacacacacacacgcacgcacgccgcacgcacgcacgcacacacacacgcacgcacgcacgcacgccgcacgcacacacataaacacgttgCAATACAATAAATGCAAAGGAAATTAGACTATCATAAATAAATGGCATTAAAATAAATACAATACCTGTGAAATAAAATGTCAAGACATACTATATTGTCTAATGATAAGAAATACAATACAACAAAGAGAAAATGGGAATTCAGATGGCTCAATGTCTACATAATTAGTAATGCTCATAATAAGTGATATTATATCCATTATCCAAATTTTCCTTTTGTTGTACAACGTCTTATGGTGTTGACAATTGAATTATTCATCAATGAAGTACTCGTACAAACACTAAATCCATTCCAAGCAATAGGCCAAAACATAGAAGTAGCTGGACAAGGGCAGTGCCCAGTCATAAGCATGTACAATGACAAGGCCAAGCGCAGACATCCTGAATTTCCACAGGCATCTCTCACATTCTATACAATCAATATTAGGTATTTTTCCAACAGTAAGGCGGTATTATATATTCAGTTTCATTGTACTGTATTTtaccaccttgtgtgtgtgtgtgtgtgtgtgtgtgtgtgtgtgtgtgtgtgtgtgtgtgtgtgtgtgtgtgtgtgtgtgtgtgtgtgtgtgtgtgtgtgtgtgcgtgtgtgtgcatagtctGCATACCACTGTACAGACCATTTTTGGCTTGTGATGATGGCATTTCAGTAGTCTCAACTGCTAGTAGTGTAGTGGTGGTTAGGTACAATCAAAACTTGTGCAACAGCTCCATTACGGCAATGGTGGTACTCTGACCAAAGATGAAGACTCCCACAACCACGGTGACCACTCCCCACACGGTCAACAGGAGCCTGTTAAAACGTAGAAGATTTGTATTGTCAATGATGATTTTGatgattattattagtagtagtaccgGTAGTACTGTAGGAGTAGTAGgaatactgtctatgtccatgtatgagtagtgtctatgtctatactgtctatgtccttaccaagaaacgcaatttcaaattctttgtatgaccagtgcatgtaaagaaattgacaataaacttgacttgacttgacttgagtagtagtagtattcaAATCATAGTATTGTGCTCACCTAGTTCTGGATGACACTGGCTCTGTCTGCATGGTGAAGATTAGACACAGACCTGcataaaaaaatggaaaaaggagACAGAAAGGGTGAGAGTAATGTGAAGTAAAATAGGGCATCATATAGCATCCCTATCCCAACTTGTAATATTTCTTGAGTCAAAACCTAGCTCGTCTTTCAACTGTAGTATACAGAATATCACCATAACAAGACATTGGAGGTGTACAAAATGACAATTTGTTCTAGGGTTAGATTTTTCCTACACAGTGCGTAAGACATTGATTTGATCCCTAGTTAGGGCACTGTGGCAGCCTGGCAAGCCAGGCAGGAGTAGTATGTAGTCTGGCACCGTTTGGTTCTACTCGGAAAAGCTGTGGAACCAAAGGTTGGCGTTCACATCATCAACTGTACTTTTATATGGACTGCATTTAGCGCcgctttccactccttcgagcaatCAGCACTACATTATATGCCTCACATTGACCTATTCACACTCAAATTGACAAGGCAGTGGCTCTCCCTAATGACtcacaagatttaaaaaaaaaaaaaaaacatattttcagACACAGAGTTGAGATTGTTGTAGGTTTCACATCCTTTAGGATTCCAAGGGTGCAGTACCAAACCAATTCACAAAGGAAAACATGTTTAGCGCCTGTAGGAGTGTTCGGGTAGCAGTCTACTAAGCTAGCTCTGCACTGCAAGGGCATCGTCTCTTACcagggaagatgaagatgaagaaggcaCTGATGCCTCCGATGACACTGATGACCTCGCTCATGTCGGGGACGTAGATGGCGATGAGCAGTGTCACAGCCACCCACAGTACCGTCAGGATCACACGGCAGCGCTGCTCAAAGGAGTCCGTCACAATGGCCGTGCGGTCACGGTAGCGGATCAGCAGAGACAGAATCACAGACCTGCGGaccagtacattacattacattacattacagattgCATTTcattagcagacacttttatcaaaagactcaaacaaggacataatcagTAGCATACCATGAGTGCGACAGTACAGTGTACAGTCCTAGCGGGGCTAGtgcatttctgtatgtgtgtgtgtgtgtgtgtgtgtgtgtgtgtgtgtgtgtgtgtgtgtgggtgcgtggatGCAAATCAAAGTCACAAGACACAAAAGTTATAATAACACATGGTTGTGCTGGCATGGGGGGTTTCTGAAAGAAacgaaagaaatgaaaagaattgTGTGGTGTGTACTTTACCTGCCCAACAGCAGAATAATGGGATAGATGGTGATGATGGAGAAGCCAAAGAGCAGCCGAGCGATGATCATTGTGACATCATTTCCAGGATATGACATCAGAATATCAGATGCCACCACCCGCCCGAATGTCATGAAGCCAAAAACACCTGCATCACAGTGTTTGAAGACACACTGTGAAAAAAGGCACAAGCCCTACAAACGTTTTCAGAGCCTACATCACAATGTTCACTGGAGAAAAAGTAGCCTTCACCATAGATGCAAAACTAGAAGAAGACTGGTCTTAGGGACATGGTCAGAAGTAGGCACAACTTATATTATCACTGTGTTAtagccagaatgacaatgacagtTGTCATGTGTTAGTGAAGGTCTGCAATGTTGTAAAGCTTTTGTCAGTTAACACTGAATGACTCTACTGGCTAGACTGTGTTCTCAAAGACCACACAAATTCAACATGTGCATGGAAGAGGAACAGGAGTCTTTGTACAATCTGACTTACCAGTGAGAGTGTAGATCAGGAGACAAAAGAGCATAGAGACGACGGAAATGAATATCCAGTGAGAGAGTTTCTTGTTTTCCATACTGCTGTAGATGGCGATACAAGCTTCATGGCACTACAGACAAATACATATGTTGGGGTCTTTCAGACTTACACACATCCATTATACAGCTCTTTTAACAAACAGGGTGAACCAGACAGTTCAAAAGCACAAAAATCTGATGCATAGGTTTCAAATCCCAGATGTGCCACAGCCATTTGATCACTGGTGCATGATTATATTAGGTGAATTGTATCAGTGCTCATATTTTGAGGGCTCTAttgttattagtattagtattattgggcagtcgtgggtaagtggttagggcatcagaattgtagcccaaaggttgccggtttgactcctgacccaccaggttttTTGGGGGGCGCAATTACCCAGtgttctcccctatcctcctccatgattgaggtaccctgagcatggtaccgtcccgccgcactgctccttcgGCTGCcattgggctgcccccttgcacaggtgaggcataaatgcaattacgtagtgtgcagtgttcacttgtgtgctgtggattgctgtgtcacaatgacaatgggagttggagttccccagttgggctttcatggcTTTCACTAGTATTATGGCTTTCACCCACCTGAAACCCAAAGCAGATGGTAGGAACCACACTGAACATGGACGCCCACGATGCCAACCTAACAacaggagagagaaacagtgtcAGAAACCCCAGGAACTTACGTTactaactttgagcctcgtaaatggatgGAAAGTAATGATTTATAATGATGGGTACTTCAGTGCTGACAGACTCCGAGCAAAAGACCAAttttagcatcggctaactagcgctggaaTTCTGAATGCAGTGGACGTATGGAGGTGAGGTATGTGGAAAAAGTTAGCGCTCAACATCATGTTTTtacactatttaagccatttcacaccggatttccCCTTTATTTATGCTCAAATAACATCACATTATGTAGAGAGTAGCCTATTTCCTTTGAACATAAAACTGATGTTAAGAGCTATGTAGTCTTTACCCTTCGCTGTGTTCAGGCTCCAGATCGGCAGAGTGGTCTTCTGCCACGTAGTACTTCACTATGACGGCCACTGCCAGGTATGTGGCAGCCAGGGTCCCTAGAACACtgaacacatacagacagatcagatagttgtacagtacaggaACCGTACAATAGTATTTGTGTACAGGAATAACATACTTATTGTTCCTTCATCATACCAACCTGGTGTATTTCTGGATGCTAATCTCCTTAGGGATGGACAGGGGTAGGATGATGAGCAGACACATGACGAAGAGCACAAAGCGATGATCGCTGTACCAGTTGTATGGCATCTCCTCTTCCGTCAGGCCAGTAATCGTCTCGTACATAGATATGCATACTGCAAACACAGATGTTTGTTTATCCgttacacacacacggagcacacacgtgtgcgcacgcacgcacacacacgcgcacacacacacacagacacacacacacacacactaaggtatACTTGTCATGCATGCAGTGTGTTATTATCAATAGCTCAGAATGTTTGGTTCATCAGCTTTACAATGTTCTTATCTCTTATGTATTAGAGAACTTTTTTGAATTTCTTCTAAAAAAATGCAGTTATTGTGAGACAGGTAAATGGAAGTcaaccacatactgtatatccaatTTTCAGTGTTAGGAATAACtagttacaaaagtaattaattactggaatgcattactttttgtaaCTAAGTATGTAACTAAGTATCTAAgtatgtaaggcattacaggggggAAAAGCTGTAATATATACTAGTTACAAATGGtagtaacttaagttacaattcATTGTACTGTAACTTGGATTtgaatggtgttcagtgtggtgggtcagaaagaagctgttcctgaacctgctactttttagtctgcatgctgccgaaaCACCTCCTGTGGGGAGGTGAAATAGTCATGACTCATAAACTTGATTTAAACTGTAAATTGCGAGATCCATATTAAGGTGTTTTGGAGAgggtaactaaagtaatgcaaaagtagtgtaatgccttacatttgaaatatactaaccccaactccgatgaagttgggacgtttggtaaacagtgaattaaatcaaaatgctatcattttcaaaacattcaatctattcattagatggagaatagtgaaaagacaacatattaagtgttaaaaccgagaaaaaacattattttggggggcatatgtactcatttctaatttgataaacccaacacgtctcaaataagttgggacggggattaGTGAAAttcagtaaacatccaaataagataaaataacaaagaagaacatttcaaaatgaattgtactgacggacaatataggtgtccaggtataagatcatcacagagaggctgagtcactcagaattaaagatgcaaagggaataattaccatagttattacatacatttttgaattccctttgatttaccacgattgagtgtacataagacatatttttgttactaaaatcattgtataggttcatgacatcatgaaatatatattggctgtagtctcactctaattcctggagtgctagagctattgaaaattgaccatattaagaatgcttaatgcgtgcaaatgatacaggggtgtaacattctcctaagcacctgagctcacttgaaataaacccagaagacatgggaaactgtcctttgcttacagaagtcagcagaagttgtagaagtccattctttttgacaataatagagctttgcacatcctgtgctacagtgaaaatggaccatccaacttgtgttagtgctaacttcaaaagtcagcctccatgatggcatgcgggtgcagtagtgcattggttaagatgttctcactcatctgtagagttcaatacagtgctgaatggtataaatgggttttaaacagcatgaaaagccactcatgcattatattttgaagggatatcttcgattactgccacatagtaaggtcaaattgcattctctactatgttttaacagtttggctccatcataaggaccagcaggtgataaaatggttggcttttggtcaagacctgtcacactgtaagcactacagaaaggaaaacattgcaaaacatgacaaggaatacacccaccatttaagctggtgaaatcatgtccaagatagtagttaacactgttttttatgtaatatcatctcatcggttaatgtatttaactgttaagtgttgtcttttgttttgtttttagtcttcctcgacatttgctgccatttattgtccccgtcccaactcttttgagacgtgttggatttatcaaattagaaatgagtacatatgtcccccaaaagaatattttttctcggttttaacacttaatatgttgtcttttcactattctccatctaatgaatagattgaatgttttgaaaatgatagcattttgatttaattcactgtttaccaaacgtcccaacttcatcggagttggggttagtaatattgtagtgtaagggattattttgaaaagacagtaacatgtaatcagtaatgcattactgtttttgaATAACTTTCCCACAACACTGCCAATTATAAAGGTGTTGCTGAAACAATGAAAACAAGTCAACTGACATTTCTCCAGCTGATCCTGCACCACCACCAGGAAGGCCACGGAGATCATGAAGAGGTTGAAGCAGAAGCAGACCTCACACAGCTGGCCGATGCGGCGGCCACACACCTCGCGCACCACATCCTGGTACGTGTCCTGCCGGCTCACCGACGAGGAGAAACCCAGAATCACCAAGCCACTGATCAGGAAGATCAGAGACACCTACACACCGCAAAGAacgtaacataacataacataacataacataacataacatcacatcacatcacatcacataacataacataacatacagTTTGTagtatgacatgacatgacatgacatgacatgacatgacatgacatgacatgaaattACATAAGATACGATCAGATCAGATAAGATAACATAACAtaaataacataacataacactaTCACATCCGCAGACAAGGAAAATCAAAGACACAGCCAGTACGCACATACAGTAGCGTAACATAGCAGGTTAACacactcaaaaaaataaaaaatgctgcTGATCAGGAACATTTCAGCGACAGTACATCCCAGAACACAGCATGTTAAATAATATCACTCCTACTGATCAGGAAATTAGACACCTCCTACACCACATAACACATGAGATGGCAGCATGTTAATgcaagatctcatcctctcatcagGACAATCAGAGACACTACCACCACAGCTAATAGCAttgcattacacacaacattaagTAAGGATTTTAAGACCAGCTTTTCCCTGAGTCCACAGCTGCACATGTAGCCTATGCACTTGTGACTGCGTGGTCCCTACTCTTACACCATAGTGAAAGTTGCTGACTCGTGCTTGGTCTCAGTTCAAACAGTTATGACACAGCATACTTGAAGGAGGCAAGAGGAATGTCAGTGGTACAAGTTAACCAATTACTGCTGAACATGAGCAAAACCCTGTGACAGAACAGACTTTGTACtgaggtgtcccttatttttCCATCAGACAGTTGGCATCCCTTGTTACAGAAACTGTCTGTAGAGTGTAACAATTGTCATTAGATTTACACAGTGCAACACAGCCCACAACCAGATAGCAATAGAATCTCTATTGTCTACCTTCAACCGATTGTCCACATCTGCAAGGGCCAACAATGCCAAATGGATATTGTGTTATTCCACATGGCATCATATCACAGTCAGTGGTTGACTTTTGGCTTTAAAATACTTTTTCGTATTTTGAAACATGTCTGGATCCGCACCATCCTCCCTGCAAAGAGTGGTGgttaaaactgaccaaagtgcttaTGTTGCTTTGACATTGCACTATGCGAACCTTCAACACGGTACTTCAACAGGCGCAACAAGTGATGGGACTCAGGACTGTCACTCACATCATCCTCCTTTTTGTTACAGCTCAAATGTGTCATGtcccacacacagggaagctgacgggggacaaaaggggtcatTTGTTCTCCCGGGCTTAAGAAGAGAGGGGCCCAAAATGGACTTtccattactttgtatgtattggatggggggccctttcagatgactttgtcctgggcccagcaaaagctgtcagcggtcctgcccacacatctacagtatgtaTTCATCCATTTCACAATCATAATGCAATCCCACTGTACTGTAATACCATCAATGTTTAAAATACTTTGTACGAGCAGTACACAGCATTggaaaaaaatcgtgatatgccATGAATGCCATACAATTCTGTGAGTAGCCTGCATCACAAACACTTACAaagaacaaataggcctactgaatacaTGTGTCAAGGACAAGGTTGTAGGTTAAGATCAGCTAGTGTTTAAAATGATTTCACCCCCTGTAataaaatatcacattgtctttaaaaaaaaaaaaaaaatccctggccTCAGTTGGACTGTCTGCACCAGAAGTAGCCTATTAACGCATAGCCCAATAGCGCACAACGCTACAACAATATCATTTGTGTGGAGGCTGTGATCTCTGTCGTCTTCTCACCATTTCCACACTGAGGGCCATATTTATTCCGCCCGCTTTCTCGAAGGCCCACGGGAAGTTGAGGAGCCCGGCGCCCAGAGCAgacttcagcataatgaaaatGGCTCCCATGGAACCCAGACGGGGGACATCGGATCCTCGCGCTGGTTTGGACAGCAAACTCATGCTGCGAATACTCTCACGAGCTAATTCCTCCATTTCTCAGCTGTTATGTTGGTGAAATCGTAAACTTCTGAAGGCGTCCTTCTCTCTCCGGGATGGAGAGGTAAATAAAACCTCCTTTCACTTT is a genomic window containing:
- the LOC134438546 gene encoding putative sodium-coupled neutral amino acid transporter 8 — encoded protein: MEELARESIRSMSLLSKPARGSDVPRLGSMGAIFIMLKSALGAGLLNFPWAFEKAGGINMALSVEMVSLIFLISGLVILGFSSSVSRQDTYQDVVREVCGRRIGQLCEVCFCFNLFMISVAFLVVVQDQLEKLCISMYETITGLTEEEMPYNWYSDHRFVLFVMCLLIILPLSIPKEISIQKYTSVLGTLAATYLAVAVIVKYYVAEDHSADLEPEHSEGLASWASMFSVVPTICFGFQCHEACIAIYSSMENKKLSHWIFISVVSMLFCLLIYTLTGVFGFMTFGRVVASDILMSYPGNDVTMIIARLLFGFSIITIYPIILLLGRSVILSLLIRYRDRTAIVTDSFEQRCRVILTVLWVAVTLLIAIYVPDMSEVISVIGGISAFFIFIFPGLCLIFTMQTEPVSSRTRLLLTVWGVVTVVVGVFIFGQSTTIAVMELLHKF